One genomic region from Balaenoptera acutorostrata chromosome 1, mBalAcu1.1, whole genome shotgun sequence encodes:
- the NENF gene encoding neudesin: protein MAGPAPGRRLRWLAALALVLALAAGLLAAGAGQAPRPAERGPPVRLFTEEELARYGGEEEDQPIYMAVKGVVFDVTSGKEFYGRGAPYNALTGKDSTRGVAKMSLDPADLTHDTTGLTAEELESLDDVFTKVYKAKYPIVGYTARRILNEDGSPNLDFKPEDQPHFDIKDEF from the exons ATGGCGGGCCCCGCGCCCGGGCGGCGGCTGCGGTGGCTGGCAGCGCTGGCCCTGGTCCTGGCGCTGGCCGCGGGGCTCCTCGCAGCCGGGGCCGGGCAGGCGCCGCGCCCTGCTGAGCGGGGTCCCCCGGTGCGGCTCTTCACGGAGGAGGAGCTGGCCCGCTACGGCGGGGAGGAG GAAGATCAGCCCATCTACATGGCAGTCAAAGGGGTGGTGTTCGATGTCACTTCTGGAAAGG AGTTTTATGGACGAGGAGCCCCCTACAATGCCTTGACCGGGAAGGACTCCACCAGAGGGGTGGCCAAGATGTCCCTGGATCCTGCAGACCTCACCCACGACACT ACGGGCCTCACAGCCGAGGAGCTGGAATCCCTGGATGACGTCTTCACCAAAGTGTACAAAGCCAAATACCCCATCGTTGGCTACACAGCCCGAAGAATCCTCAACGAGGACGGCAGCCCCAACCTGGACTTCAAGCCTGAAGACCAGCCCCATTTTGACATAAAGGACGAGTTCTGA